One window from the genome of Sesamum indicum cultivar Zhongzhi No. 13 linkage group LG15, S_indicum_v1.0, whole genome shotgun sequence encodes:
- the LOC105178209 gene encoding protein S-acyltransferase 10 (The sequence of the model RefSeq protein was modified relative to this genomic sequence to represent the inferred CDS: added 69 bases not found in genome assembly): MGVSCGSHLRETCHRASDRCSRLFPCLSDPARRSVLSLKVALVMLHLVFAGVLFLFDHDLIEKTKKEPWYTAIYVSLFVATLVQYFVTSGTSPGYVLDAQKAVDERDALARRLLLASKQPASSQNGSVLITVDGRNHHRGNATAWTKLVMDLYPPGASIRNLTCPYCNVIQPPRAKHCHDCDKCVLQFDHHCVWLGTCIGQGNHCRFWWYICEETALCLWTSILYISYLKSNISKAWWVDIIMILLLAALSISLIFLLLLLLFHSYLVMTNQTTYELVRRRRIVYLRGIPERVYPFNQGVCRNLYLFCFARSGMYRMEPLPTAEELEEKSKPYTCGDVLSCRCC, encoded by the exons TTTCCCTGTCTTTCTGATCCAG CTCGAAGATCTGTTTTATCTTTGAAAGTAGCGTTGGTCATGCTGCATCTAGTTTTTGCGggggttttatttttgttcgaCCATGATTTGATTGAGAAGACCAAAAAGGAACCATG GTACACCGCAATATATGTTTCACTGTTTGTTGCTACACTggttcaatattttgttacCTCCGGAACATCTCCTGG TTATGTACTTGACGCACAGAAGGCTGTTGACGAAAGAGACGCTTTAGCTAGAAGGTTATTATTGGCCTCAAA ACAACCAGCTTCAAGCCAAAATGGCAGTGTTTTGATCACCGTGGATGGAAGGAACCATCACAGAGGAAACGCAACTGCTTGGACAAAACTAGTGATGGATTTGTACCCTCCAGGGGCTTCTATTAG AAATTTGACCTGCCCTTACTGCAATGTCATTCAG CCTCCAAGAGCTAAGCATTGTCATGATTGTGACAAGTGTGTCCTTCAGTTTGATCATCATTGTGTTTGGCTTGGGACATGCATAGGACAAGGAAATCATTGTCGTTTTTG GTGGTACATATGTGAGGAAACAGCCTTGTGCCTTTGGACGAGCATATTGTACATCAGTTACCTTAAGTCAAATATATCAAAGGCGTG GTGGGTAGATATAATAATGATCTTGCTTCTGGCTGCTTTGTCAATTTCTCTGATCTTTttgctcctcctcctcctctttcATAG CTACCTTGTTATGACTAACCAAACCACTTATGAGCTTGTAAGACGGCGGCGAATTGTGTATTTGAG GGGGATTCCTGAGAGAGTATACCCATTCAATCAGGGAGTTTGCAGAAATTTGTACTTGTTCTGTTTTGCCAGAAGCGGTATGTACAGGATGGAACCACTACCTACCGCAGAAGAACTTGAGGAGAAGTCCAAACCTTACACATGCGGCGATGTTCTATCATGTCGTTGCTGCTAA
- the LOC105178401 gene encoding phosphoserine aminotransferase 2, chloroplastic-like, whose product MSVMEMSHRGKEFLSIIQKAESDLRTLLNIPSEYSVLFLQGGATTQFAAIPLNLCKPDDDVDYVITGSWGDKAFKEAAKYCKPRSIWSGKSEKYTKIPSFDSLEQTPGARYLHICANETIHGVEFKDYPKPASENEVLVADMSSNFCSKPVDVSKFGVIYAGAQKNVGPSGVTIVIIRSDLIGNAQPVTPVMLDYKIHADNNSLYNTPPCYGIYMCGLVFEDLIAQGGLSDVEKKNASKAGILYDAIDGSKGFYRCPVEKSVRSLMNVPFTLAKPELEAEFVKEAAKEKMVQLKGHRSVGGMRASIYNAMPLAGVEKLVAFMKDFQASHDG is encoded by the coding sequence ATGTCCGTCATGGAGATGAGCCACCGTGGGAAGGAATTCCTGTCCATCATCCAAAAGGCTGAGTCGGATCTCCGGACCCTTCTCAATATTCCGTCTGAATATTCCGTCCTCTTCCTTCAAGGTGGCGCCACCACCCAGTTCGCCGCCATCCCGCTCAATCTCTGCAAACCTGATGATGACGTTGATTACGTGATCACGGGATCTTGGGGGGACAAGGCTTTCAAAGAAGCTGCCAAATATTGCAAGCCCAGATCCATTTGGAGCGGAAAATCTGAAAAATACACCAAGATCCCGAGCTTTGACTCCCTTGAGCAGACGCCCGGTGCCAGGTATTTGCATATTTGTGCCAATGAAACCATTCACGGGGTTGAGTTCAAGGATTACCCTAAGCCCGCTAGTGAAAATGAGGTGCTTGTGGCTGATATGTCGTCAAACTTTTGCTCGAAGCCGGTAGATGTGAGTAAATTTGGGGTGATCTACGCCGGAGCGCAGAAAAATGTGGGTCCATCTGGGGTTACAATTGTGATCATAAGATCGGACTTGATTGGAAATGCTCAGCCAGTTACTCCCGTGATGCTGGATTACAAGATCCACGCGGATAACAATTCTTTGTACAACACACCACCATGCTACGGGATTTATATGTGCGGGCTCGTGTTTGAGGACCTCATTGCGCAGGGTGGATTAAGCGACGTGGAGAAAAAGAATGCGAGCAAGGCAGGTATTTTGTATGACGCCATTGATGGCAGCAAAGGGTTCTACAGGTGCCCTGTGGAGAAGAGTGTGAGGTCGCTGATGAACGTGCCGTTTACTTTGGCGAAGCCAGAGTTGGAGGCAGAGTTTGTGAAGGAAGCAGCCAAAGAAAAGATGGTGCAGCTCAAGGGCCATAGATCTGTTGGCGGCATGAGGGCTTCCATATACAATGCTATGCCTTTGGCTGGAGTTGAGAAGCTGGTAGCTTTCATGAAGGATTTCCAGGCCAGTCACGATGGTTAA
- the LOC105178210 gene encoding G2/mitotic-specific cyclin-2 isoform X2, with product MVMSDENNAVRIRPTNGQGGGEMGGRKFGAEIRSNRRALSVINQNLGGANPYPCVVNKRGHPESNGVCDKNALLPAHRPITRKYAAQMAGSQHFCPEEAKKPKTSTSEFTVWEDIPLTDAEDHGTAKDQPVPMSLEQSEIEMTEKNQMKEVEMEDIFEETVVDIDGGDAKDPLAVVDYVEDLYAYYKKMESSSCVSPGYMVQQFDINERMRAILIDWLIEVHHKFELRDETLFLTVNLIDRFLAKQSVVRKKLQLVGLVAMLLACKYEEVSVPVVDDLVFISDKAYTRKEVLEMERLMLNTLQFNMSVPTPYVFMRRFLKAAQSDRKLELLSFFLIELCLVEYEMLKYPPSFLAAAAICTAQSTLYGAGQWSKTCEWHTGYSEDQMLECSRLIVGFHDKAATGKLTGVHRKYNSSKYGYAARCEPAHFLVQIPPQ from the exons atggTTATGTCTGATGAGAACAATGCTGTTCGGATTAGACCTACAAATGGACAAG GTGGGGGAGAAATGGGTGGGAGGAAGTTTGGAGCTGAGATCAGATCCAACAGAAGAGCTCTCAGTGTGATTAATCAGAATCTGGGAGGAGCTAATCCATACCCTTGTGTTGTTAACAAGAGAGGCCATCCAGA GTCAAATGGGGTTTGTGATAAGAATGCTCTACTTCCAGCTCATAGGCCTATAACAAG GAAATATGCTGCGCAAATGGCAGGCTCGCAGCATTTCTGCCCGGAG GAAGCAAAGAAACCAAAGACATCAACCAGTGAGTTCACTGTGTGGGAGGACATTCCTCTAACAGATGCAGAGGATCATGGAACAGCTAAAGACCAGCCTGTGCCCATGTCTTTGGAACAATCAGAGATTGAAATGACagagaaaaatcaaatg AAGGAGGTTGAGATGGAGGACATATTCGAAGAGACCGTTGTCGACATTGACGGTGGTGATGCCAAGGATCCACTTGCTGTAGTGGACTACGTCGAAGATCTATACGCctactacaagaaaatggag AGTTCGAGTTGTGTTTCACCGGGATATATGGTACAGCAATTTGACATCAATGAAAGAATGAGAGCTATTCTCATTGATTGGCTCATAGAG GTACACCACAAATTTGAACTCCGGGACGAGACGTTGTTTCTAACAGTAAATCTAATTGATCGATTCTTAGCAAAGCAATCCGTGGTGAGGAAAAAGCTGCAGCTCGTCGGTCTGGTTGCTATGTTATTGGCGTGCAAATACGAGGAAGTCTCGGTCCCTGTTGTGGATGATTTGGTTTTCATTTCAGATAAAGCTTATACAAGGAAAGAAGTGCTTGAAATG GAGCGGTTGATGCTAAACACTTTGCAGTTCAACATGTCGGTTCCGACTCCTTATGTTTTCATGAGAAGATTCCTCAAGGCTGCTCAGTCAGATAGAAAG CTTGAActactttctttcttcttgatTGAGCTTTGTCTAGTGGAATACGAAATGCTCAAGTATCCACCGTCCTTTCTCGCTGCTGCTGCAATATGTACTGCACAATCTACACTCTACGGCGCCGGGCAGTGGAGCAAGACGTGCGAGTGGCACACCGGCTACTCAGAAGATCAAATGCT AGAATGCTCGAGACTGATCGTCGGGTTCCACGACAAGGCCGCAACCGGAAAACTAACAGGGGTTCACAGAAAGTATAACTCATCCAAGTATGGATATGCTGCAAGATGTGAACCTGCACATTTTCTTGTACAAATACCACCACAATAG
- the LOC105178210 gene encoding G2/mitotic-specific cyclin-2 isoform X1, with translation MVMSDENNAVRIRPTNGQEGGGEMGGRKFGAEIRSNRRALSVINQNLGGANPYPCVVNKRGHPESNGVCDKNALLPAHRPITRKYAAQMAGSQHFCPEEAKKPKTSTSEFTVWEDIPLTDAEDHGTAKDQPVPMSLEQSEIEMTEKNQMKEVEMEDIFEETVVDIDGGDAKDPLAVVDYVEDLYAYYKKMESSSCVSPGYMVQQFDINERMRAILIDWLIEVHHKFELRDETLFLTVNLIDRFLAKQSVVRKKLQLVGLVAMLLACKYEEVSVPVVDDLVFISDKAYTRKEVLEMERLMLNTLQFNMSVPTPYVFMRRFLKAAQSDRKLELLSFFLIELCLVEYEMLKYPPSFLAAAAICTAQSTLYGAGQWSKTCEWHTGYSEDQMLECSRLIVGFHDKAATGKLTGVHRKYNSSKYGYAARCEPAHFLVQIPPQ, from the exons atggTTATGTCTGATGAGAACAATGCTGTTCGGATTAGACCTACAAATGGACAAG AAGGTGGGGGAGAAATGGGTGGGAGGAAGTTTGGAGCTGAGATCAGATCCAACAGAAGAGCTCTCAGTGTGATTAATCAGAATCTGGGAGGAGCTAATCCATACCCTTGTGTTGTTAACAAGAGAGGCCATCCAGA GTCAAATGGGGTTTGTGATAAGAATGCTCTACTTCCAGCTCATAGGCCTATAACAAG GAAATATGCTGCGCAAATGGCAGGCTCGCAGCATTTCTGCCCGGAG GAAGCAAAGAAACCAAAGACATCAACCAGTGAGTTCACTGTGTGGGAGGACATTCCTCTAACAGATGCAGAGGATCATGGAACAGCTAAAGACCAGCCTGTGCCCATGTCTTTGGAACAATCAGAGATTGAAATGACagagaaaaatcaaatg AAGGAGGTTGAGATGGAGGACATATTCGAAGAGACCGTTGTCGACATTGACGGTGGTGATGCCAAGGATCCACTTGCTGTAGTGGACTACGTCGAAGATCTATACGCctactacaagaaaatggag AGTTCGAGTTGTGTTTCACCGGGATATATGGTACAGCAATTTGACATCAATGAAAGAATGAGAGCTATTCTCATTGATTGGCTCATAGAG GTACACCACAAATTTGAACTCCGGGACGAGACGTTGTTTCTAACAGTAAATCTAATTGATCGATTCTTAGCAAAGCAATCCGTGGTGAGGAAAAAGCTGCAGCTCGTCGGTCTGGTTGCTATGTTATTGGCGTGCAAATACGAGGAAGTCTCGGTCCCTGTTGTGGATGATTTGGTTTTCATTTCAGATAAAGCTTATACAAGGAAAGAAGTGCTTGAAATG GAGCGGTTGATGCTAAACACTTTGCAGTTCAACATGTCGGTTCCGACTCCTTATGTTTTCATGAGAAGATTCCTCAAGGCTGCTCAGTCAGATAGAAAG CTTGAActactttctttcttcttgatTGAGCTTTGTCTAGTGGAATACGAAATGCTCAAGTATCCACCGTCCTTTCTCGCTGCTGCTGCAATATGTACTGCACAATCTACACTCTACGGCGCCGGGCAGTGGAGCAAGACGTGCGAGTGGCACACCGGCTACTCAGAAGATCAAATGCT AGAATGCTCGAGACTGATCGTCGGGTTCCACGACAAGGCCGCAACCGGAAAACTAACAGGGGTTCACAGAAAGTATAACTCATCCAAGTATGGATATGCTGCAAGATGTGAACCTGCACATTTTCTTGTACAAATACCACCACAATAG
- the LOC105178211 gene encoding proteasome subunit alpha type-6-like yields the protein MSRGSGGGYDRHITIFSPEGRLYQVEYAFKAVKAAGITSIGVRGADSVCVVTQKKVPDKLLDQTSITHLFPITKYLGLLATGMTADARTLVQQARNEAAEFRFRYGYEMPVDALARWIADKSQVYTQHAYMRPLGVVAMILGIDEEKGPQLFKCDPAGHFFGHKATSAGGKEQEAINFLEKKMKNDPAFSFDETVQTAISALQSVLQEDFKASEIEVGVVRKEDPVFKVLSTEEIDEHLTAISERD from the exons ATGAGCCGTGGAAGTGGAGGCGGATACGATCGACACATAACGATCTTCTCTCCGGAAGGACGTCTCTACCAAGTTG AATATGCGTTCAAGGCTGTTAAGGCTGCCGGAATCACCTCGATTGGCGTCCGAGGGGCGGATTCAGTCTGTGTTGTTACTCAGAAGAAAGTTCCc GACAAGCTTTTGGATCAGACAAGCATCACCCATTTGTTTCCCATTACTAAGTACCTCGGTTTGTTGGCCACTGGCATGACAG CTGATGCAAGGACTTTGGTTCAACAAGCAAGAAATGAGGCTGCTGAGTTCCGTTTTAGATATGGATACGAAATGCCTGTTGATGCTTTGGCACGATG GATTGCAGACAAGTCTCAGGTTTACACacaacatgcatatatgagACCACTTGGCGTAG TTGCAATGATATTGGGCATTGATGAAGAGAAAGGTCCTCAGCTCTTCAAGTGTGATCCTGCTGGTCATTTTTTCGGTCATAAG GCAACAAGCGCTGGTGGGAAAGAGCAAGAAGCGATTAACTTTTtagaaaagaagatgaaaaatgATCCTGCATTCTCCTTTGATGAAACTGTGCAG aCTGCAATTTCAGCTCTGCAATCTGTTCTACAGGAAGATTTCAAGGCCAGTGAAATTGAG GTTGGTGTTGTGAGGAAAGAAGATCCAGTTTTCAAGGTTTTGTCAACTGAAGAAATTGACGAGCATCTGACTGCAATCAGTGAGCGCGACTAA